The following are from one region of the Nymphalis io chromosome 21, ilAglIoxx1.1, whole genome shotgun sequence genome:
- the LOC126776714 gene encoding uncharacterized protein LOC126776714 isoform X33, with protein MLLKRNLLETLTIISCSGTIICLLLNYVTNISPITGIWLISYLLLLFILSVCGSFKFIQWLLHLNKPLKYDIEIILNKYPFLSYLSDILPQIQKKVENEHIKEYDTNELSVITSVLEKKLVSSWYMSYISQEIGFPFACKQILDQMIAKTFQICNKVETKDVYVDVCAIFITHLKEYKKALKRHESIPDSSIEILYKKVHPVFNSKNKRPVTADHCTNVLRIILKELVPWELWDTPFSELLIRILAKKLDNLIDNTISDPVWLNDRLLSLLKAENKIPEEKPVNEPSNEVKEAETIKQDPPEAQTKSSPKIAKKNIPPVIQNNINEEHKEDDKPEIEKAVEGCEMLEIKPAAILRQRRGRQGRNEVKIYDRIIEGSVKTWDTDMDLQCISVGQDLLASLDEMTLSRLWGHEEAEQSPKMRDASPQPLWFGEEDTIESDPENNKDSKKETSPKPTEALLKDLQSTVHHAKTKIGDLQVPLYIDVPRKHSSDEAAGMMEGLLDKGIAGIKKGLRFTGLSDDSQEKSPAHKDRNSEKISPSELHRSRQKPEVVMEVKESYMPFGNQKEENGTTSHALVKQQRVTSQDSMHSTAAPPSVSYGPWGRRVEGGAPESLSESPEPQYEEAADLSASIAKLRTLLQHAGPREEAWWESSEQTRTRHHVDSAALADEYDMNLDRGSSPGQTTNNMQRLDKLFQRTVTGVFNSIKTAVGAEGEELPPRQLHDWTYVCTSPELSVSACASRLWAARRALWHVDGALDPLRALGPPAAPLAAPLDLGTDTVLHCTRSTSVRTLLHCTRSTSVRTLLHCTRSTSVRTLYSTVPARPRYGHYSTVPARPRYGHYSTVPARPRYGHCTPLYPLDLGTDTTPLYPLDLGTDTVLHCTRSTSVRTLYSTVPARPRYGHCTPLYPLDLGTDTVLHCTRATSSG; from the exons ATGTTGCTGAAAAGAAATTTACTTGAAACTTTAACTATAATATCTTGTAGTGGCACAATCATATGTCTCTTATTAAACTATGTTACAAATATATCCCCAATTACTGGAATTTGGCTAATAAGCtatctattattattgtttatactgTCCGTATGTGGCAGTTTTAAATTCATACAATGGTTACTTCACCTTAATAAAcctttaaaatatgatatagaaattattttaaacaaatacccGTTTTTGTCCTACCTTTccgatattttaccgcaaattCAAAAGAAAGTTGAAAATGAACATATTAAAGAATATGATACCAATGAGCTAAGTGTTATAACGTCGGTATTGGAAAAAAAGTTAGTTTCGTCGTGGTATATGTCGTATATTTCGCAAGAAATTGGTTTTCCTTTTGCATGCAAGCAAATATTGGATCAAATGATTGCCAAAACGTTTCAG atatgcAATAAAGTAGAAACTAAGGATGTCTATGTCGATGTCTGTGCTATATTCATAACCCATTTAAAAGAGTATAAGAAAGCTTTAAAAAGACATGAATCCATTCCTGATAGCTCTATAGAAATTCTATACAAGAAGGTACATCCAGTATTTAACAGCAAGAACAAGAGACCAGTAACTGCTGACCATTGTACCAATGTGTTGAGAATTATTCTAAAAGAATTGGTACCTTGGGAGCTATGGGACACACCATTCTCCGAGTTGCTCATTAGAATCCTTGCTAAAAAGTTAGATAACTTAATTGATAACACAATATCTGACCCAGTGTGGTTGAATGACAGATTACTTTCTCTACTCAAAGCAGAAAATAAAATTCCCGAAGAAAAGCCAGTTAATGAGCCTTCCAATGAAGTTAAAGAAGCAGAAACTATAAAACAAGATCCTCCTGAAGCTCAAACTAAATCTAGTCCAAAAATTGCAAAAAAGAATATACCTCCAGTGATTCAGAACAATATAAATGAGGAGCATAAAGAAGATGACAAGCCTGAGATTGAGAAAGCTGTGGAAGGATGTGAGATGTTAGAAATCAAACCTGCAGCAATCTTAAGACAACGTAGAGGCAGGCAGGGAAGGAATGAAGTGAAGATATATGACAGAATTATTGAag gtAGTGTTAAAACTTGGGACACGGACATGGACCTCCAGTGCATCAGTGTTGGTCAGGATCTGCTAGCTAGTCTAGATGAAATGACACTAAGTCGACTCTGGGGTCACGAGGAAGCTGAACAAAGTCCCAAGATGCGGGATGCATCACCGCAACCACTGTGGTTTG GCGAAGAGGACACAATAGAATCTGACCCAGAAAATAACAAGGATTCGAAAAAGGAAACGAGTCCGAAGCCCACTGAAGCCTTGCTGAAAGACCTCCAGAGCACCGTGCACCACGCCAAGACCAAGATAGGAGACCTGCAGGTCCCTTTATACATAGATGTGCCCCGCAAACATTCCAGT GATGAAGCAGCGGGAATGATGGAGGGCTTGCTGGACAAAGGTATCGCAGGTATTAAGAAGGGCCTCCGATTCACGGGTCTAAGCGATGATTCACAA GAGAAGTCACCAGCTCATAAAGATAGAAACAGTGAAAAAATATCACCATCGGAACTGCATAGAAGCAGACAGAAGCCAGAAGTCGTCATGGAAGTGAAGGAGTCCTACATGCCCTTTGGTAACCAGAAAG AGGAAAACGGGACAACATCTCATGCATTAGTCAAACAGCAGAGGGTCACTTCACAGGATAGTATG CACTCGACCGCGGCGCCCCCGTCGGTCAGTTACGGCCCGTGGGGGCGGAGAGTGGAGGGCGGTGCTCCGGAGTCGCTGTCGGAGTCCCCGGAGCCGCAGTACGAGGAGGCGGCCGACCTGTCCGCCAGCATCGCCAAGTTGCGTACGCTGCTGCAGCACGCCGGGCCCAG GGAAGAAGCGTGGTGGGAGAGCTCGGAGCAAACGCGCACGCGACATCACGTTGACTCCGCCGCGCTCGCCG atgAGTACGATATGAACTTGGACCGCGGCTCGTCTCCCGGACAGACGACCAACAATATGCAAAGACTAGACAA ATTATTCCAGCGCACAGTGACGGGTGTTTTCAATTCGATAAAGACGGCCGTCGGTGCCGAGGGGGAGGAGCTCCCTCCCAGACAACTACACGACTGGACCTATGTGTGCACTTCGCCCGAGTTGAGT GTCAGCGCGTGCGCGTCGCGGCTgtgggcggcgcggcgcgcgctgTGGCACGTGGACGGCGCGCTCGACCCGCTGCGCGCGCTCggcccgcccgccgcgcccctCGCCGCGCCGCTCGACCTCGGTACGGACACTGTACTCCACTGTACCCGCTCGACCTCGGTACGGACACTACTCCACTGTACCCGCTCGAC CTCGGTACGGACACTACTCCACTGTACCCGCTCGACCTCGGTACGGACACTGTACTCCACTGTACCCGCTCGACCTCGGTACGGACACTACTCCACTGTACCCGCTCGAC CTCGGTACGGACACTACTCCACTGTACCCGCTCGACCTCGGTACGGACACTGTACTCCACTGT
- the LOC126776714 gene encoding uncharacterized protein LOC126776714 isoform X16, translated as MLLKRNLLETLTIISCSGTIICLLLNYVTNISPITGIWLISYLLLLFILSVCGSFKFIQWLLHLNKPLKYDIEIILNKYPFLSYLSDILPQIQKKVENEHIKEYDTNELSVITSVLEKKLVSSWYMSYISQEIGFPFACKQILDQMIAKTFQICNKVETKDVYVDVCAIFITHLKEYKKALKRHESIPDSSIEILYKKVHPVFNSKNKRPVTADHCTNVLRIILKELVPWELWDTPFSELLIRILAKKLDNLIDNTISDPVWLNDRLLSLLKAENKIPEEKPVNEPSNEVKEAETIKQDPPEAQTKSSPKIAKKNIPPVIQNNINEEHKEDDKPEIEKAVEGCEMLEIKPAAILRQRRGRQGRNEVKIYDRIIEGSVKTWDTDMDLQCISVGQDLLASLDEMTLSRLWGHEEAEQSPKMRDASPQPLWFGEEDTIESDPENNKDSKKETSPKPTEALLKDLQSTVHHAKTKIGDLQVPLYIDVPRKHSSDEAAGMMEGLLDKGIAGIKKGLRFTGLSDDSQEKSPAHKDRNSEKISPSELHRSRQKPEVVMEVKESYMPFGNQKEENGTTSHALVKQQRVTSQDSMHSTAAPPSVSYGPWGRRVEGGAPESLSESPEPQYEEAADLSASIAKLRTLLQHAGPREEAWWESSEQTRTRHHVDSAALADEYDMNLDRGSSPGQTTNNMQRLDKLFQRTVTGVFNSIKTAVGAEGEELPPRQLHDWTYVCTSPELSVSACASRLWAARRALWHVDGALDPLRALGPPAAPLAAPLDLGTDTVLHCTRSTSVRTLLHCTRSTSVRTLYSTVPARPRYGHCTPLYPLDLGTDTTPLYPLDLGTDTTPLYPLDLGTDTVLHCTRSTSVRTLYSTVPARPRYGHCTPLYPLDLGTDTVLHCTRSTSVRTLYSTVPARPRYGHCTPLYPLDLGTDTTPLYPLDLGTDTVLHCTRSTSVRTLYSTVPARPRYGHCTPLYPLDLGTDTVLHCTRATSSG; from the exons ATGTTGCTGAAAAGAAATTTACTTGAAACTTTAACTATAATATCTTGTAGTGGCACAATCATATGTCTCTTATTAAACTATGTTACAAATATATCCCCAATTACTGGAATTTGGCTAATAAGCtatctattattattgtttatactgTCCGTATGTGGCAGTTTTAAATTCATACAATGGTTACTTCACCTTAATAAAcctttaaaatatgatatagaaattattttaaacaaatacccGTTTTTGTCCTACCTTTccgatattttaccgcaaattCAAAAGAAAGTTGAAAATGAACATATTAAAGAATATGATACCAATGAGCTAAGTGTTATAACGTCGGTATTGGAAAAAAAGTTAGTTTCGTCGTGGTATATGTCGTATATTTCGCAAGAAATTGGTTTTCCTTTTGCATGCAAGCAAATATTGGATCAAATGATTGCCAAAACGTTTCAG atatgcAATAAAGTAGAAACTAAGGATGTCTATGTCGATGTCTGTGCTATATTCATAACCCATTTAAAAGAGTATAAGAAAGCTTTAAAAAGACATGAATCCATTCCTGATAGCTCTATAGAAATTCTATACAAGAAGGTACATCCAGTATTTAACAGCAAGAACAAGAGACCAGTAACTGCTGACCATTGTACCAATGTGTTGAGAATTATTCTAAAAGAATTGGTACCTTGGGAGCTATGGGACACACCATTCTCCGAGTTGCTCATTAGAATCCTTGCTAAAAAGTTAGATAACTTAATTGATAACACAATATCTGACCCAGTGTGGTTGAATGACAGATTACTTTCTCTACTCAAAGCAGAAAATAAAATTCCCGAAGAAAAGCCAGTTAATGAGCCTTCCAATGAAGTTAAAGAAGCAGAAACTATAAAACAAGATCCTCCTGAAGCTCAAACTAAATCTAGTCCAAAAATTGCAAAAAAGAATATACCTCCAGTGATTCAGAACAATATAAATGAGGAGCATAAAGAAGATGACAAGCCTGAGATTGAGAAAGCTGTGGAAGGATGTGAGATGTTAGAAATCAAACCTGCAGCAATCTTAAGACAACGTAGAGGCAGGCAGGGAAGGAATGAAGTGAAGATATATGACAGAATTATTGAag gtAGTGTTAAAACTTGGGACACGGACATGGACCTCCAGTGCATCAGTGTTGGTCAGGATCTGCTAGCTAGTCTAGATGAAATGACACTAAGTCGACTCTGGGGTCACGAGGAAGCTGAACAAAGTCCCAAGATGCGGGATGCATCACCGCAACCACTGTGGTTTG GCGAAGAGGACACAATAGAATCTGACCCAGAAAATAACAAGGATTCGAAAAAGGAAACGAGTCCGAAGCCCACTGAAGCCTTGCTGAAAGACCTCCAGAGCACCGTGCACCACGCCAAGACCAAGATAGGAGACCTGCAGGTCCCTTTATACATAGATGTGCCCCGCAAACATTCCAGT GATGAAGCAGCGGGAATGATGGAGGGCTTGCTGGACAAAGGTATCGCAGGTATTAAGAAGGGCCTCCGATTCACGGGTCTAAGCGATGATTCACAA GAGAAGTCACCAGCTCATAAAGATAGAAACAGTGAAAAAATATCACCATCGGAACTGCATAGAAGCAGACAGAAGCCAGAAGTCGTCATGGAAGTGAAGGAGTCCTACATGCCCTTTGGTAACCAGAAAG AGGAAAACGGGACAACATCTCATGCATTAGTCAAACAGCAGAGGGTCACTTCACAGGATAGTATG CACTCGACCGCGGCGCCCCCGTCGGTCAGTTACGGCCCGTGGGGGCGGAGAGTGGAGGGCGGTGCTCCGGAGTCGCTGTCGGAGTCCCCGGAGCCGCAGTACGAGGAGGCGGCCGACCTGTCCGCCAGCATCGCCAAGTTGCGTACGCTGCTGCAGCACGCCGGGCCCAG GGAAGAAGCGTGGTGGGAGAGCTCGGAGCAAACGCGCACGCGACATCACGTTGACTCCGCCGCGCTCGCCG atgAGTACGATATGAACTTGGACCGCGGCTCGTCTCCCGGACAGACGACCAACAATATGCAAAGACTAGACAA ATTATTCCAGCGCACAGTGACGGGTGTTTTCAATTCGATAAAGACGGCCGTCGGTGCCGAGGGGGAGGAGCTCCCTCCCAGACAACTACACGACTGGACCTATGTGTGCACTTCGCCCGAGTTGAGT GTCAGCGCGTGCGCGTCGCGGCTgtgggcggcgcggcgcgcgctgTGGCACGTGGACGGCGCGCTCGACCCGCTGCGCGCGCTCggcccgcccgccgcgcccctCGCCGCGCCGCTCGACCTCGGTACGGACACTGTACTCCACTGTACCCGCTCGACCTCGGTACGGACACTACTCCACTGTACCCGCTCGACCTCGGTACGGACACTGTACTCCACTGTACCCGCTCGACCTCGGTACGGACACTGTACTCCACTGTACCCGCTCGACCTCGGTACGGACACTACTCCACTGTACCCGCTCGAC CTCGGTACGGACACTACTCCACTGTACCCGCTCGACCTCGGTACGGACACTGTACTCCACTGTACCCGCTCGACCTCGGTACGGACACTGTACTCCACTGTACCCGCTCGACCTCGGTACGGACACTGTACTCCACTGTACCCGCTCGACCTCGGTACGGACACTGTACTCCACTGTACCCGCTCGAC CTCGGTACGGACACTGTACTCCACTGTACCCGCTCGAC CTCGGTACGGACACTGTACTCCACTGT
- the LOC126776714 gene encoding uncharacterized protein LOC126776714 isoform X10, which yields MLLKRNLLETLTIISCSGTIICLLLNYVTNISPITGIWLISYLLLLFILSVCGSFKFIQWLLHLNKPLKYDIEIILNKYPFLSYLSDILPQIQKKVENEHIKEYDTNELSVITSVLEKKLVSSWYMSYISQEIGFPFACKQILDQMIAKTFQICNKVETKDVYVDVCAIFITHLKEYKKALKRHESIPDSSIEILYKKVHPVFNSKNKRPVTADHCTNVLRIILKELVPWELWDTPFSELLIRILAKKLDNLIDNTISDPVWLNDRLLSLLKAENKIPEEKPVNEPSNEVKEAETIKQDPPEAQTKSSPKIAKKNIPPVIQNNINEEHKEDDKPEIEKAVEGCEMLEIKPAAILRQRRGRQGRNEVKIYDRIIEGSVKTWDTDMDLQCISVGQDLLASLDEMTLSRLWGHEEAEQSPKMRDASPQPLWFGEEDTIESDPENNKDSKKETSPKPTEALLKDLQSTVHHAKTKIGDLQVPLYIDVPRKHSSDEAAGMMEGLLDKGIAGIKKGLRFTGLSDDSQEKSPAHKDRNSEKISPSELHRSRQKPEVVMEVKESYMPFGNQKEENGTTSHALVKQQRVTSQDSMHSTAAPPSVSYGPWGRRVEGGAPESLSESPEPQYEEAADLSASIAKLRTLLQHAGPREEAWWESSEQTRTRHHVDSAALADEYDMNLDRGSSPGQTTNNMQRLDKLFQRTVTGVFNSIKTAVGAEGEELPPRQLHDWTYVCTSPELSVSACASRLWAARRALWHVDGALDPLRALGPPAAPLAAPLDLGTDTVLHCTRSTSVRTLLHCTRSTSVRTLYSTVPARPRYGHCTPLYPLDLGTDTTPLYPLDLGTDTTPLYPLDLGTDTVLHCTRSTSVRTLYSTVPARPRYGHCTPLYPLDLGTDTVLHCTRSTSVRTLLHCTRSTSVRTLYSTVPARPRYGHCTPLYPLDLGTDTTPLYPLDLGTDTVLHCTRSTSVRTLYSTVPARPRYGHCTPLYPLDLGTDTVLHCTRATSSG from the exons ATGTTGCTGAAAAGAAATTTACTTGAAACTTTAACTATAATATCTTGTAGTGGCACAATCATATGTCTCTTATTAAACTATGTTACAAATATATCCCCAATTACTGGAATTTGGCTAATAAGCtatctattattattgtttatactgTCCGTATGTGGCAGTTTTAAATTCATACAATGGTTACTTCACCTTAATAAAcctttaaaatatgatatagaaattattttaaacaaatacccGTTTTTGTCCTACCTTTccgatattttaccgcaaattCAAAAGAAAGTTGAAAATGAACATATTAAAGAATATGATACCAATGAGCTAAGTGTTATAACGTCGGTATTGGAAAAAAAGTTAGTTTCGTCGTGGTATATGTCGTATATTTCGCAAGAAATTGGTTTTCCTTTTGCATGCAAGCAAATATTGGATCAAATGATTGCCAAAACGTTTCAG atatgcAATAAAGTAGAAACTAAGGATGTCTATGTCGATGTCTGTGCTATATTCATAACCCATTTAAAAGAGTATAAGAAAGCTTTAAAAAGACATGAATCCATTCCTGATAGCTCTATAGAAATTCTATACAAGAAGGTACATCCAGTATTTAACAGCAAGAACAAGAGACCAGTAACTGCTGACCATTGTACCAATGTGTTGAGAATTATTCTAAAAGAATTGGTACCTTGGGAGCTATGGGACACACCATTCTCCGAGTTGCTCATTAGAATCCTTGCTAAAAAGTTAGATAACTTAATTGATAACACAATATCTGACCCAGTGTGGTTGAATGACAGATTACTTTCTCTACTCAAAGCAGAAAATAAAATTCCCGAAGAAAAGCCAGTTAATGAGCCTTCCAATGAAGTTAAAGAAGCAGAAACTATAAAACAAGATCCTCCTGAAGCTCAAACTAAATCTAGTCCAAAAATTGCAAAAAAGAATATACCTCCAGTGATTCAGAACAATATAAATGAGGAGCATAAAGAAGATGACAAGCCTGAGATTGAGAAAGCTGTGGAAGGATGTGAGATGTTAGAAATCAAACCTGCAGCAATCTTAAGACAACGTAGAGGCAGGCAGGGAAGGAATGAAGTGAAGATATATGACAGAATTATTGAag gtAGTGTTAAAACTTGGGACACGGACATGGACCTCCAGTGCATCAGTGTTGGTCAGGATCTGCTAGCTAGTCTAGATGAAATGACACTAAGTCGACTCTGGGGTCACGAGGAAGCTGAACAAAGTCCCAAGATGCGGGATGCATCACCGCAACCACTGTGGTTTG GCGAAGAGGACACAATAGAATCTGACCCAGAAAATAACAAGGATTCGAAAAAGGAAACGAGTCCGAAGCCCACTGAAGCCTTGCTGAAAGACCTCCAGAGCACCGTGCACCACGCCAAGACCAAGATAGGAGACCTGCAGGTCCCTTTATACATAGATGTGCCCCGCAAACATTCCAGT GATGAAGCAGCGGGAATGATGGAGGGCTTGCTGGACAAAGGTATCGCAGGTATTAAGAAGGGCCTCCGATTCACGGGTCTAAGCGATGATTCACAA GAGAAGTCACCAGCTCATAAAGATAGAAACAGTGAAAAAATATCACCATCGGAACTGCATAGAAGCAGACAGAAGCCAGAAGTCGTCATGGAAGTGAAGGAGTCCTACATGCCCTTTGGTAACCAGAAAG AGGAAAACGGGACAACATCTCATGCATTAGTCAAACAGCAGAGGGTCACTTCACAGGATAGTATG CACTCGACCGCGGCGCCCCCGTCGGTCAGTTACGGCCCGTGGGGGCGGAGAGTGGAGGGCGGTGCTCCGGAGTCGCTGTCGGAGTCCCCGGAGCCGCAGTACGAGGAGGCGGCCGACCTGTCCGCCAGCATCGCCAAGTTGCGTACGCTGCTGCAGCACGCCGGGCCCAG GGAAGAAGCGTGGTGGGAGAGCTCGGAGCAAACGCGCACGCGACATCACGTTGACTCCGCCGCGCTCGCCG atgAGTACGATATGAACTTGGACCGCGGCTCGTCTCCCGGACAGACGACCAACAATATGCAAAGACTAGACAA ATTATTCCAGCGCACAGTGACGGGTGTTTTCAATTCGATAAAGACGGCCGTCGGTGCCGAGGGGGAGGAGCTCCCTCCCAGACAACTACACGACTGGACCTATGTGTGCACTTCGCCCGAGTTGAGT GTCAGCGCGTGCGCGTCGCGGCTgtgggcggcgcggcgcgcgctgTGGCACGTGGACGGCGCGCTCGACCCGCTGCGCGCGCTCggcccgcccgccgcgcccctCGCCGCGCCGCTCGACCTCGGTACGGACACTGTACTCCACTGTACCCGCTCGACCTCGGTACGGACACTACTCCACTGTACCCGCTCGACCTCGGTACGGACACTGTACTCCACTGTACCCGCTCGACCTCGGTACGGACACTGTACTCCACTGTACCCGCTCGACCTCGGTACGGACACTACTCCACTGTACCCGCTCGAC CTCGGTACGGACACTACTCCACTGTACCCGCTCGACCTCGGTACGGACACTGTACTCCACTGTACCCGCTCGACCTCGGTACGGACACTGTACTCCACTGTACCCGCTCGACCTCGGTACGGACACTGTACTCCACTGTACCCGCTCGACCTCGGTACGGACACTGTACTCCACTGTACCCGCTCGACCTCGGTACGGACACTACTCCACTGTACCCGCTCGACCTCGGTACGGACACTGTACTCCACTGTACCCGCTCGAC CTCGGTACGGACACTGTACTCCACTGT
- the LOC126776714 gene encoding uncharacterized protein LOC126776714 isoform X41 — MLLKRNLLETLTIISCSGTIICLLLNYVTNISPITGIWLISYLLLLFILSVCGSFKFIQWLLHLNKPLKYDIEIILNKYPFLSYLSDILPQIQKKVENEHIKEYDTNELSVITSVLEKKLVSSWYMSYISQEIGFPFACKQILDQMIAKTFQICNKVETKDVYVDVCAIFITHLKEYKKALKRHESIPDSSIEILYKKVHPVFNSKNKRPVTADHCTNVLRIILKELVPWELWDTPFSELLIRILAKKLDNLIDNTISDPVWLNDRLLSLLKAENKIPEEKPVNEPSNEVKEAETIKQDPPEAQTKSSPKIAKKNIPPVIQNNINEEHKEDDKPEIEKAVEGCEMLEIKPAAILRQRRGRQGRNEVKIYDRIIEGSVKTWDTDMDLQCISVGQDLLASLDEMTLSRLWGHEEAEQSPKMRDASPQPLWFGEEDTIESDPENNKDSKKETSPKPTEALLKDLQSTVHHAKTKIGDLQVPLYIDVPRKHSSDEAAGMMEGLLDKGIAGIKKGLRFTGLSDDSQEKSPAHKDRNSEKISPSELHRSRQKPEVVMEVKESYMPFGNQKEENGTTSHALVKQQRVTSQDSMHSTAAPPSVSYGPWGRRVEGGAPESLSESPEPQYEEAADLSASIAKLRTLLQHAGPREEAWWESSEQTRTRHHVDSAALADEYDMNLDRGSSPGQTTNNMQRLDKLFQRTVTGVFNSIKTAVGAEGEELPPRQLHDWTYVCTSPELSVSACASRLWAARRALWHVDGALDPLRALGPPAAPLAAPLDLGTDTVLHCTRSTSVRTLLHCTRSTSVRTLLHCTRSTSVRTLYSTVPARPRYGHYSTVPARPRYGHCTPLYPLDLGTDTTPLYPLDLGTDTVLHCTRSTSVRTLYSTVPARPRYGHCTPLYPLDLGTDTVLHCTRATSSG, encoded by the exons ATGTTGCTGAAAAGAAATTTACTTGAAACTTTAACTATAATATCTTGTAGTGGCACAATCATATGTCTCTTATTAAACTATGTTACAAATATATCCCCAATTACTGGAATTTGGCTAATAAGCtatctattattattgtttatactgTCCGTATGTGGCAGTTTTAAATTCATACAATGGTTACTTCACCTTAATAAAcctttaaaatatgatatagaaattattttaaacaaatacccGTTTTTGTCCTACCTTTccgatattttaccgcaaattCAAAAGAAAGTTGAAAATGAACATATTAAAGAATATGATACCAATGAGCTAAGTGTTATAACGTCGGTATTGGAAAAAAAGTTAGTTTCGTCGTGGTATATGTCGTATATTTCGCAAGAAATTGGTTTTCCTTTTGCATGCAAGCAAATATTGGATCAAATGATTGCCAAAACGTTTCAG atatgcAATAAAGTAGAAACTAAGGATGTCTATGTCGATGTCTGTGCTATATTCATAACCCATTTAAAAGAGTATAAGAAAGCTTTAAAAAGACATGAATCCATTCCTGATAGCTCTATAGAAATTCTATACAAGAAGGTACATCCAGTATTTAACAGCAAGAACAAGAGACCAGTAACTGCTGACCATTGTACCAATGTGTTGAGAATTATTCTAAAAGAATTGGTACCTTGGGAGCTATGGGACACACCATTCTCCGAGTTGCTCATTAGAATCCTTGCTAAAAAGTTAGATAACTTAATTGATAACACAATATCTGACCCAGTGTGGTTGAATGACAGATTACTTTCTCTACTCAAAGCAGAAAATAAAATTCCCGAAGAAAAGCCAGTTAATGAGCCTTCCAATGAAGTTAAAGAAGCAGAAACTATAAAACAAGATCCTCCTGAAGCTCAAACTAAATCTAGTCCAAAAATTGCAAAAAAGAATATACCTCCAGTGATTCAGAACAATATAAATGAGGAGCATAAAGAAGATGACAAGCCTGAGATTGAGAAAGCTGTGGAAGGATGTGAGATGTTAGAAATCAAACCTGCAGCAATCTTAAGACAACGTAGAGGCAGGCAGGGAAGGAATGAAGTGAAGATATATGACAGAATTATTGAag gtAGTGTTAAAACTTGGGACACGGACATGGACCTCCAGTGCATCAGTGTTGGTCAGGATCTGCTAGCTAGTCTAGATGAAATGACACTAAGTCGACTCTGGGGTCACGAGGAAGCTGAACAAAGTCCCAAGATGCGGGATGCATCACCGCAACCACTGTGGTTTG GCGAAGAGGACACAATAGAATCTGACCCAGAAAATAACAAGGATTCGAAAAAGGAAACGAGTCCGAAGCCCACTGAAGCCTTGCTGAAAGACCTCCAGAGCACCGTGCACCACGCCAAGACCAAGATAGGAGACCTGCAGGTCCCTTTATACATAGATGTGCCCCGCAAACATTCCAGT GATGAAGCAGCGGGAATGATGGAGGGCTTGCTGGACAAAGGTATCGCAGGTATTAAGAAGGGCCTCCGATTCACGGGTCTAAGCGATGATTCACAA GAGAAGTCACCAGCTCATAAAGATAGAAACAGTGAAAAAATATCACCATCGGAACTGCATAGAAGCAGACAGAAGCCAGAAGTCGTCATGGAAGTGAAGGAGTCCTACATGCCCTTTGGTAACCAGAAAG AGGAAAACGGGACAACATCTCATGCATTAGTCAAACAGCAGAGGGTCACTTCACAGGATAGTATG CACTCGACCGCGGCGCCCCCGTCGGTCAGTTACGGCCCGTGGGGGCGGAGAGTGGAGGGCGGTGCTCCGGAGTCGCTGTCGGAGTCCCCGGAGCCGCAGTACGAGGAGGCGGCCGACCTGTCCGCCAGCATCGCCAAGTTGCGTACGCTGCTGCAGCACGCCGGGCCCAG GGAAGAAGCGTGGTGGGAGAGCTCGGAGCAAACGCGCACGCGACATCACGTTGACTCCGCCGCGCTCGCCG atgAGTACGATATGAACTTGGACCGCGGCTCGTCTCCCGGACAGACGACCAACAATATGCAAAGACTAGACAA ATTATTCCAGCGCACAGTGACGGGTGTTTTCAATTCGATAAAGACGGCCGTCGGTGCCGAGGGGGAGGAGCTCCCTCCCAGACAACTACACGACTGGACCTATGTGTGCACTTCGCCCGAGTTGAGT GTCAGCGCGTGCGCGTCGCGGCTgtgggcggcgcggcgcgcgctgTGGCACGTGGACGGCGCGCTCGACCCGCTGCGCGCGCTCggcccgcccgccgcgcccctCGCCGCGCCGCTCGACCTCGGTACGGACACTGTACTCCACTGTACCCGCTCGACCTCGGTACGGACACTACTCCACTGTACCCGCTCGAC CTCGGTACGGACACTACTCCACTGTACCCGCTCGACCTCGGTACGGACACTGTACTCCACTGTACCCGCTCGACCTCGGTACGGACACTACTCCACTGTACCCGCTCGACCTCGGTACGGACACTGTACTCCACTGT